A region of Curvibacter sp. AEP1-3 DNA encodes the following proteins:
- a CDS encoding YgaP family membrane protein yields the protein MRTNIGNWERLIRIWLGAVLIGLAATDIIGMWGWVGIAPVITGLIGWCPSYAIFGFSTCPAKT from the coding sequence ATGCGCACCAACATCGGCAACTGGGAACGCCTTATCCGCATCTGGCTGGGTGCCGTGCTGATCGGGCTGGCGGCCACCGACATCATCGGCATGTGGGGGTGGGTTGGCATTGCCCCGGTGATCACCGGGCTCATCGGCTGGTGCCCGTCGTATGCCATCTTCGGATTCAGCACCTGCCCTGCCAAAACCTGA
- a CDS encoding ABC transporter ATP-binding protein yields MNATAPAAIEVIGLTKRYAQGKPAVDSIHLRIASGSYCCLLGPSGCGKSTTLRMIAGHESASDGDILLENRNITDLPAAERGTAMMFQSFALFPHLSALDNVAFSLKMKGVGKAERHAKAKDLLERVAMGHLADRKPTELSGGQQQRVALARALITQPRVLLLDEPLSALDPFLRIQMRAELRRWQKELGLTFIHVTHSQEEAMALADTMVVMNHGVIEQVGSPHEVYNRPASEFVARFMGGHNVIETPEGKVGVRTDHLQVLPADQAVPDAPHTKMALITDVEYQGTYVLLGLQNPGTSVTASTTAEISVMLSESTFAARPYAVGETVQLRWAPEAAHPLPR; encoded by the coding sequence ATGAACGCCACTGCACCTGCCGCCATCGAAGTCATCGGGCTGACCAAGCGCTACGCGCAGGGCAAGCCCGCTGTGGACAGCATCCACCTGCGCATTGCCAGCGGCAGCTACTGCTGCCTGCTCGGCCCTTCGGGCTGCGGCAAAAGCACCACGCTGCGCATGATTGCAGGGCACGAGTCAGCGTCTGACGGCGACATCCTGCTGGAAAACCGGAACATCACCGACCTGCCCGCCGCCGAACGCGGCACGGCCATGATGTTCCAGAGCTTTGCGCTCTTTCCGCATCTGAGCGCCCTGGACAACGTGGCCTTCAGCCTCAAGATGAAGGGCGTGGGCAAAGCCGAGCGCCACGCCAAGGCCAAAGACTTGTTGGAGCGCGTGGCCATGGGCCACCTGGCAGACCGCAAACCGACTGAGCTCTCGGGTGGCCAACAACAGCGCGTCGCATTGGCCCGGGCATTGATTACCCAACCCCGTGTGCTGTTGCTGGATGAGCCGCTCTCTGCGCTCGACCCCTTCTTGCGCATCCAGATGCGCGCCGAGCTGCGCCGCTGGCAAAAAGAGCTGGGACTGACCTTCATCCACGTCACCCACAGCCAGGAAGAGGCCATGGCCCTGGCCGACACCATGGTGGTAATGAACCACGGCGTCATCGAACAGGTAGGCAGCCCGCACGAGGTGTACAACCGGCCCGCCAGCGAGTTCGTGGCCCGCTTCATGGGCGGGCACAACGTGATCGAGACGCCCGAGGGCAAGGTCGGTGTACGCACCGACCACCTGCAAGTGCTGCCGGCCGACCAGGCGGTGCCTGATGCCCCCCATACCAAGATGGCACTGATCACCGACGTGGAATACCAGGGCACCTACGTGCTGCTGGGCCTGCAGAACCCCGGCACCTCGGTGACTGCATCCACCACCGCCGAAATCTCGGTGATGTTGTCTGAATCCACATTTGCCGCGCGGCCCTATGCCGTGGGCGAGACCGTGCAGCTGCGTTGGGCTCCTGAGGCCGCGCATCCGCTCCCGCGCTGA
- a CDS encoding ABC transporter substrate-binding protein, with product MADDLKDTLTNAAPVQRRSLLKGTAGILAAGMFPAVHSAEPIVLRYLGTAVNQDKAIGEKFEKDTGIKIQYVAVTTDDVTKRAVTAPNSFDLIDTEYFSLKNIVPTGNLKGIDTKRIKNADKITTLFTTGMVAGKAVGDQGTAPKKTIFLEGEKSKVFAKSPTQFMSIIPTVYNADTLGIRPDLIKRPISSWAELLNPEFKGKAAILNIPSIGIMDAAMVVEAMGIYKYPDKGNMTKKEIDLTIKTLIEAKKQGQFRSLWKDFNESVNLMASGEVVIQSMWSPAVTAVRTKGIACTFQPLKEGYRAWASGFGIPSTLSGRKLDGAYEFINWFLDGWAGAYLNRQGYYSAVLETAKAKMEAYEWAYWMEGKPATQDIKSPNGDVLAKKGEVRDGGSYEQRMGGIACWNAVMDENAYMVQKWNEFVAA from the coding sequence ATGGCTGACGATCTGAAAGACACCCTCACCAACGCCGCCCCCGTGCAGCGCCGCAGCTTGCTCAAAGGCACCGCCGGCATCTTGGCCGCCGGCATGTTCCCCGCAGTGCACTCTGCAGAACCCATCGTGCTGCGTTACTTGGGCACCGCCGTGAACCAGGACAAGGCCATTGGCGAAAAGTTTGAAAAAGACACCGGCATCAAGATCCAGTACGTGGCCGTCACCACCGATGACGTGACCAAGCGCGCCGTGACTGCGCCCAACAGCTTCGACCTGATTGACACCGAGTACTTCTCCCTGAAGAACATCGTGCCCACCGGCAACCTGAAGGGCATCGACACCAAGCGCATCAAAAACGCAGACAAGATCACCACCCTGTTCACTACCGGCATGGTGGCAGGCAAGGCCGTGGGCGACCAGGGCACCGCCCCCAAGAAGACCATCTTCCTGGAAGGCGAAAAGAGCAAAGTGTTCGCCAAGAGCCCGACCCAGTTCATGTCCATTATTCCCACCGTGTACAACGCCGACACGCTGGGCATCCGTCCTGACCTGATCAAGCGCCCCATCTCTTCGTGGGCCGAACTGCTGAACCCCGAATTCAAGGGCAAAGCCGCCATCCTGAACATTCCTTCCATCGGCATCATGGACGCCGCCATGGTCGTGGAAGCCATGGGCATCTACAAGTACCCCGACAAGGGCAACATGACCAAGAAGGAAATTGATCTGACGATCAAAACCCTGATTGAAGCCAAAAAACAAGGTCAGTTCCGCAGCCTGTGGAAAGACTTCAACGAGTCCGTCAACCTGATGGCTTCCGGCGAAGTGGTGATCCAGTCCATGTGGAGCCCCGCGGTCACCGCAGTGCGCACCAAGGGCATCGCTTGCACCTTCCAGCCACTCAAAGAGGGCTATCGCGCCTGGGCTTCCGGCTTCGGTATTCCATCCACCTTGTCCGGCCGCAAGCTTGATGGCGCCTACGAGTTCATCAACTGGTTCCTGGACGGCTGGGCAGGTGCGTACCTCAACCGCCAGGGCTACTACAGCGCCGTGCTGGAAACCGCCAAGGCCAAGATGGAAGCCTATGAGTGGGCGTACTGGATGGAAGGCAAGCCTGCCACCCAGGACATCAAGAGCCCCAACGGCGATGTCCTGGCCAAGAAGGGCGAAGTGCGCGACGGCGGCAGCTACGAACAGCGCATGGGCGGCATCGCCTGCTGGAACGCCGTGATGGACGAGAACGCCTACATGGTCCAAAAGTGGAATGAATTTGTGGCTGCTTGA
- a CDS encoding ABC transporter permease: MSAPSTPSLPAASAPGRTLAAWWQALPLTTVFVLFFMIPLALVLMVSFWDYNQYEMLPGFTFKNYISVFEGCLSRNDSGDLCVTLKTYLSTFKFCLLVWALTLVIGFTVSYFLAFHVKSSGMQVVLFVICTIPFWTSNVIRMIAWVPLLGRNGLVNDFLVGYGMVDQPIEWLLFSNFSVVLAFVHLFTTFMIVPIFNSMMRIDRSLIEAANDSGASGWQTLWNVIVPLCRTGIIIGSIFVITIVMGDFVTIGVMGGQQIASVGKIIQVQTSYLQFPLAAANAVVLLAIVLMIIWALTRMVDIRKEL; the protein is encoded by the coding sequence ATGAGCGCACCTTCGACACCTTCACTTCCGGCGGCATCTGCCCCGGGCCGCACGCTTGCGGCCTGGTGGCAGGCCTTGCCACTGACCACGGTGTTTGTGCTCTTCTTTATGATTCCATTGGCCTTGGTGCTGATGGTGAGTTTCTGGGACTACAACCAGTACGAAATGCTGCCGGGTTTCACCTTCAAGAACTACATCTCGGTGTTCGAAGGCTGCTTGTCGCGCAATGATTCAGGCGACCTGTGCGTCACCCTCAAGACCTACCTGTCAACGTTCAAGTTCTGCCTGCTGGTATGGGCCCTGACCCTGGTGATCGGCTTTACCGTGTCGTACTTTCTGGCTTTCCATGTGAAGTCCAGCGGCATGCAGGTGGTGCTCTTCGTCATCTGCACCATTCCTTTCTGGACCTCCAATGTGATCCGCATGATTGCCTGGGTGCCACTGCTGGGTCGCAACGGGCTGGTGAATGACTTTCTGGTCGGCTACGGCATGGTCGACCAGCCGATTGAGTGGCTGTTGTTCTCCAACTTCTCGGTGGTCCTGGCGTTTGTGCACCTGTTCACCACCTTCATGATCGTGCCCATCTTCAACAGCATGATGCGCATAGACCGCAGCCTGATTGAAGCTGCCAACGACAGCGGCGCCAGCGGCTGGCAAACCCTGTGGAATGTGATCGTGCCGCTGTGCCGCACCGGCATCATCATCGGCTCCATCTTTGTCATCACCATTGTGATGGGCGACTTCGTGACCATCGGCGTCATGGGCGGTCAACAGATTGCCTCCGTGGGCAAGATCATCCAGGTGCAAACGTCTTACCTGCAGTTCCCGCTCGCCGCGGCCAATGCCGTGGTGCTGCTGGCCATTGTCTTGATGATCATCTGGGCGCTAACCCGCATGGTCGACATCCGGAAAGAGCTATGA
- a CDS encoding ABC transporter permease, whose translation MNSDRRSPAFWLLAAFFAAYVLFLYGPMLVIVVLSFQGPDGGLTFPMRSMSLHWFHKLAEGLGTVDISSALKRSLGLGLTVMVVTVVFSVLAGLAFRKKLRFANVLFFTVVASLIMPSIIVSLGIGLEFRLLDGAIKKMLETFGMESALENYGTALGIYTSALGAHLTWTLPFGLLIMFAIFNRFNPAYEEAARDLGATPWQTFRHVVLPLIAPSVVGIGMFGFTLSWDEIARTTQAIGDVNTLPLELQGLTTTVTTPSIYALGTVTMVVSFLVMGLAVGLSNLLAKRQQAKRDT comes from the coding sequence ATGAATTCCGACCGTCGTTCACCCGCCTTCTGGCTATTGGCTGCATTTTTTGCCGCCTATGTGCTGTTTCTTTACGGACCCATGTTGGTCATCGTGGTGCTGAGTTTTCAGGGCCCGGACGGCGGCCTGACTTTTCCGATGCGCAGCATGTCCTTGCACTGGTTCCACAAGCTCGCAGAAGGGCTGGGCACAGTCGACATCAGTTCCGCACTGAAACGCTCACTGGGCCTGGGGTTGACCGTAATGGTCGTCACCGTGGTGTTCTCGGTGCTGGCGGGTTTGGCGTTCCGCAAAAAACTGCGCTTTGCGAATGTGCTGTTTTTTACCGTGGTGGCCAGTTTGATCATGCCGTCCATCATTGTGTCGCTGGGTATCGGCCTGGAGTTCCGCCTGCTGGATGGCGCCATCAAGAAGATGCTGGAGACCTTCGGCATGGAAAGCGCGTTGGAAAACTACGGCACTGCCTTAGGCATCTATACCTCGGCACTGGGGGCTCACCTGACCTGGACGTTGCCCTTCGGCCTGCTCATCATGTTTGCCATCTTCAACCGCTTCAACCCTGCCTATGAAGAGGCAGCCCGCGATCTGGGTGCTACGCCATGGCAGACCTTCCGCCACGTCGTGCTGCCGCTGATTGCACCCTCGGTGGTCGGCATCGGCATGTTCGGCTTCACGCTGAGCTGGGATGAGATTGCCCGCACCACGCAAGCTATTGGTGATGTCAACACCCTGCCCCTGGAGTTGCAAGGCCTCACCACCACCGTGACCACCCCGTCCATCTACGCGCTGGGCACGGTAACCATGGTGGTATCGTTTCTCGTGATGGGACTGGCCGTGGGGCTGTCCAACCTGTTGGCGAAGCGCCAGCAAGCAAAGCGGGACACATGA
- a CDS encoding GntR family transcriptional regulator, giving the protein MSEFVALTENEIYERMVATILDHRLPPGTKLIEEKLASAFGVSRTRIRPVLVRLANEQIVTLTPNRGAMVAQPTEKEAREVFEVRRMIEPTLIECFIASATADDIATLTQCINEEEAARASGDMRRAIRLSGDFHLHIANASDHQTLGRILRELVSRTSLILMTYSDNHVQAKSEATSCGCQEHRALLDAIRLRDPREAARLMHEHLAQLEQQLHFTEAVDDAPDLLSLFGAPATD; this is encoded by the coding sequence ATGAGCGAATTTGTTGCACTGACGGAAAACGAGATCTACGAGCGCATGGTGGCCACCATCCTGGACCACCGACTGCCGCCCGGTACCAAACTCATTGAAGAAAAGCTGGCCAGTGCGTTCGGCGTATCGCGCACCCGCATTCGCCCGGTACTGGTGCGCCTGGCCAACGAACAGATTGTGACGCTGACGCCCAACCGCGGTGCCATGGTGGCCCAGCCCACCGAGAAAGAAGCGCGCGAAGTGTTTGAGGTGCGCCGAATGATCGAGCCCACCCTGATCGAATGTTTTATTGCCAGCGCTACAGCGGACGACATTGCCACCCTCACCCAGTGCATCAATGAAGAAGAGGCGGCGCGCGCCAGTGGAGACATGCGCCGTGCCATTCGGCTGTCCGGGGACTTTCACTTGCACATCGCGAATGCGTCCGACCACCAGACGCTGGGACGCATCTTGCGTGAACTGGTGTCGCGCACCTCGTTGATCTTGATGACCTACAGCGACAACCATGTACAGGCCAAATCTGAGGCCACGTCGTGCGGCTGCCAGGAGCACCGTGCGTTGCTGGACGCCATCCGCCTGCGCGACCCGCGCGAAGCCGCCCGCTTGATGCACGAACACCTGGCACAACTGGAACAACAACTGCACTTCACGGAAGCCGTGGACGATGCACCGGACTTGTTGTCCTTGTTCGGCGCGCCCGCCACCGATTGA
- a CDS encoding aspartate/glutamate racemase family protein — translation MRRLLVINPNTSTTVSALVQHHVQLAAGPAVHVDTVTARFGAPYIACEASYAVAGHALLDAWAADQCNASVEKPDAVLIACFGDPGLWALREGSAAPVTGLAEASFLQASRLGGFAVVTGGAKWKPMLQRLALGLDLHRALIDIHTVAPSGVELANDPQAALELLTQACLQAAAHLEVRSIVLGGAGLAGMAASVQARVPVPVIDSVVAGTVHVLSLDAQFQRRNGFPVQWAQVSPELSALGSR, via the coding sequence ATGCGCCGTTTGCTGGTGATCAACCCCAACACCTCGACCACGGTGAGCGCCCTGGTGCAACACCATGTGCAATTAGCCGCCGGACCTGCGGTGCACGTGGACACCGTTACCGCGCGGTTTGGCGCACCTTATATCGCTTGCGAGGCCAGCTACGCGGTGGCCGGCCACGCCTTGTTGGATGCATGGGCGGCAGACCAATGCAATGCATCCGTCGAGAAACCGGATGCTGTTCTCATCGCCTGCTTTGGCGACCCCGGCCTGTGGGCCTTGCGCGAAGGCAGTGCGGCACCGGTAACCGGTTTGGCAGAAGCCTCATTCCTGCAGGCCAGCCGCCTTGGCGGATTTGCCGTGGTCACGGGTGGCGCCAAGTGGAAACCCATGCTGCAGCGCCTGGCACTGGGCTTGGATTTGCACCGAGCGCTGATCGATATTCATACCGTTGCACCCAGCGGCGTAGAGCTGGCCAATGATCCGCAAGCTGCCTTGGAGCTTTTGACTCAAGCCTGCCTGCAAGCGGCGGCCCACCTGGAAGTCCGCAGCATTGTTCTGGGAGGCGCCGGCTTGGCGGGTATGGCTGCGTCTGTACAAGCCCGGGTGCCGGTGCCCGTGATTGACAGTGTCGTTGCCGGGACCGTGCATGTTTTGTCACTGGACGCACAATTCCAACGCCGCAATGGCTTTCCGGTGCAATGGGCGCAGGTATCGCCCGAGTTAAGCGCTTTGGGCAGCAGGTAA
- a CDS encoding glycine zipper domain-containing protein, which produces MSPLVHADDWTPLLGGGAGAAAGAVLGQSVGGKSGAVIGGALGGAAGAAVTSHGRNQNGAVIGGAVGGAAGAAVGQSVGGRSGAIVGAGIGGAAGTGIARNMGNRQVPDRRFESRGREGYGYHAGYRRGDERYGREFDHHHRHGHHGRGRGHDRYDD; this is translated from the coding sequence ATGTCTCCCTTGGTACACGCTGATGACTGGACACCCCTGCTCGGGGGTGGCGCAGGTGCAGCGGCAGGTGCGGTTCTGGGACAAAGCGTGGGTGGCAAGAGCGGTGCGGTGATTGGTGGCGCATTGGGTGGCGCTGCTGGCGCCGCTGTAACAAGTCACGGCCGCAACCAGAATGGCGCGGTGATTGGTGGCGCCGTAGGGGGTGCCGCAGGTGCTGCGGTGGGCCAGTCAGTCGGCGGTCGCTCGGGTGCGATTGTCGGTGCGGGCATAGGCGGTGCTGCTGGCACCGGTATCGCACGCAACATGGGAAACCGACAAGTGCCTGATCGACGTTTTGAAAGCCGGGGGCGCGAGGGCTACGGCTACCACGCCGGCTACCGCCGGGGAGATGAACGATACGGCAGGGAATTTGACCACCACCACCGCCATGGTCACCATGGTCGCGGCCGGGGCCACGACCGGTATGACGACTAA
- a CDS encoding dienelactone hydrolase family protein, producing the protein MPRKTAQDFDQELLILFDAYVHGVVDRRGFLEKAQKFAVGGMTAVGLLAALSPDFASAQQVAKDDKRIVTSSVELPSPAGYGTVKGYLVRPAGTQGKLPTVLVVHENRGLNPHIEDIARRLALEGYLVFAPDALAPLGGYPGDEDKARTLFATLDQKKTAEDFVASAQWLQSHPDATGKLGVVGFCYGGGVAHALAVRLPNLSAAVPFYGNHPAAEDAAKVKAPLLIHFAGVDERINAAWPAYEAALKAAGVRYTAHQYAGTQHGFNNDTTPRFDAAAAKLAWERTLAFFSQTLKA; encoded by the coding sequence ATGCCGCGCAAGACAGCCCAAGACTTTGATCAGGAACTGCTCATTCTTTTTGATGCCTATGTGCATGGTGTCGTAGACCGGCGGGGGTTCCTGGAAAAAGCCCAGAAGTTCGCCGTAGGAGGCATGACAGCAGTAGGTTTGCTGGCTGCGTTGAGCCCGGACTTTGCTTCTGCCCAGCAGGTTGCCAAAGATGACAAACGTATCGTTACCTCTTCGGTGGAACTTCCATCACCCGCAGGCTATGGAACCGTCAAAGGGTACTTGGTACGTCCTGCAGGGACGCAAGGCAAGTTGCCGACCGTTCTGGTGGTGCATGAAAACCGGGGCTTGAATCCACACATTGAAGACATCGCCCGTCGCCTTGCCCTGGAGGGCTATCTGGTCTTTGCGCCGGATGCCTTGGCGCCCTTGGGAGGCTATCCCGGCGATGAAGACAAAGCCAGGACCCTGTTTGCGACCTTGGACCAGAAGAAGACAGCAGAAGACTTTGTGGCTTCTGCCCAGTGGTTGCAATCTCACCCGGACGCGACAGGCAAATTGGGGGTTGTCGGTTTCTGCTACGGTGGGGGTGTGGCACATGCGTTGGCTGTGCGTCTGCCTAACCTGTCGGCTGCAGTGCCGTTCTATGGCAACCACCCGGCAGCAGAAGACGCTGCCAAGGTCAAAGCGCCCTTGTTGATCCATTTTGCCGGGGTAGACGAACGCATCAATGCAGCCTGGCCTGCTTATGAAGCGGCCCTGAAAGCAGCGGGAGTACGTTACACCGCGCACCAATACGCTGGCACCCAGCATGGTTTCAATAACGACACCACGCCCCGCTTTGATGCTGCAGCTGCCAAGCTGGCTTGGGAACGCACCCTGGCGTTCTTTAGTCAGACTTTGAAGGCCTAA
- a CDS encoding recombination-associated protein RdgC — translation MFKNVIVYRLVSPWSVTQAQLEDALQADRFVECGASQEKSVGWTEPRGQAHGPLVEVVGGQWVLKLMMEVKSVPGSVVKRKVEEQVAQIEVSTGRKPGKKEVRELRDDARLALLPMAFTKQGSVGVWIDPKSGWLVLDAGSQGKADEVMTALIKAIPDFAVQLVNTQISPAAAMAVWLSTRESPTDFSVDRECELKASDESKAVVRYTRHPLDTEEVSQHIALGKMPTRLAMTWNDRVSFVLTEALQLKKVTFLDTVFEEASKAAGDGKDDNFDADVIISTGELSQLIPDLMEALGGEVPLGSMPGAPA, via the coding sequence GTGTTTAAAAACGTGATCGTGTATCGCTTGGTGTCCCCTTGGTCTGTGACGCAGGCCCAACTTGAAGATGCATTGCAGGCGGACCGTTTTGTGGAATGCGGTGCCAGTCAGGAAAAATCAGTAGGCTGGACAGAGCCCCGGGGTCAAGCACATGGACCTTTGGTAGAAGTAGTGGGTGGTCAGTGGGTGTTGAAGCTCATGATGGAAGTGAAATCTGTTCCCGGCTCGGTCGTCAAACGCAAGGTCGAAGAACAGGTTGCCCAGATCGAAGTCAGCACCGGCCGCAAACCCGGCAAAAAAGAAGTCCGAGAGTTGCGGGATGACGCACGCCTTGCTTTATTGCCCATGGCATTTACCAAGCAAGGTAGCGTGGGGGTGTGGATAGATCCCAAAAGCGGCTGGCTCGTGTTGGATGCAGGCAGCCAAGGCAAGGCGGATGAGGTGATGACTGCATTGATCAAAGCCATCCCCGATTTTGCAGTTCAGTTGGTCAATACCCAGATATCTCCCGCAGCAGCCATGGCTGTGTGGTTGTCCACACGGGAATCACCTACAGATTTTTCCGTTGACCGGGAATGTGAGCTGAAAGCCTCCGACGAGTCCAAAGCAGTGGTGCGCTACACCCGACATCCTCTCGATACTGAAGAGGTGAGCCAACACATTGCCTTGGGGAAAATGCCGACCCGCTTGGCCATGACCTGGAATGACCGGGTTTCCTTTGTGTTGACTGAAGCCTTGCAACTCAAAAAAGTCACGTTTCTCGACACTGTGTTTGAAGAAGCCTCCAAGGCGGCAGGGGATGGCAAGGACGACAACTTTGATGCCGATGTCATCATTTCCACCGGTGAACTATCTCAATTGATTCCGGACTTGATGGAGGCTTTGGGTGGCGAAGTTCCTTTGGGGTCCATGCCGGGAGCACCTGCGTAA
- a CDS encoding Spy/CpxP family protein refolding chaperone — protein MKPAFKTLVVAGLLASAGFSVLAQKHGADEGQYDQRPGMHRMDPAKMEEMHAKRSAELKAKLKITAAQEANWTAFSNSMKPPAPQTKPATDRAELAKLPTPERLDKIKALRTEHMAARTAQMEQRDQAVKTFYGTLTAEQKKVFDTEFANMKGHHDGGMSKH, from the coding sequence ATGAAACCCGCATTCAAAACTCTGGTGGTCGCCGGCCTGTTGGCCAGTGCCGGTTTTTCCGTATTGGCGCAGAAGCACGGTGCTGATGAAGGCCAGTACGACCAACGGCCCGGCATGCATCGCATGGACCCCGCCAAAATGGAAGAAATGCATGCCAAGCGCAGCGCGGAACTGAAAGCAAAACTCAAAATTACAGCGGCACAGGAAGCCAACTGGACCGCTTTCTCCAACAGCATGAAGCCGCCAGCACCGCAAACCAAACCCGCCACGGACCGCGCTGAGCTCGCCAAGCTGCCTACGCCGGAACGCCTGGACAAAATCAAAGCACTGCGTACTGAGCATATGGCTGCCCGCACCGCACAAATGGAACAGCGCGATCAGGCCGTTAAAACCTTTTATGGCACGCTGACTGCGGAACAAAAAAAGGTATTTGACACCGAATTTGCCAACATGAAGGGGCACCATGACGGCGGCATGTCCAAGCATTAA